Proteins encoded by one window of Mesorhizobium sp. INR15:
- the aceA gene encoding isocitrate lyase, with protein MTDFYNLVPSAPEGRFDGIERPYSPEDVKRLRGSVQIRQSLAEMGANRLWQLIHEEDFVNALGAMSGNQAMQQVRAGLKAIYLSGWQVAADANTASAMYPDQSLYPANAAPELVKRINRTLQRADQIETSEGNGLSVDTWFAPIVADAEAGFGGPLNAFEIMKAFIEAGAAGVHYEDQLASEKKCGHLGGKVLIPTAAHIRNLNAARLAADVMGTPTLVVARTDAEAAKLLTSDIDERDQPFVNYDAGRTVEGFYHVKNGIEPCIARAIAYAPHADLIWCETSKPDLAQAKKFAEGVRKHHPGKLLAYNCSPSFNWKKNLDDATIAKFQKELGAMGYKFQFITLAGFHQLNFGMFELARGYKARQMSAYSELQEAEFAAEANGYTATKHQREVGTGYFDAVSMAITGGQSSTTAMHESTEHAQFKPAAE; from the coding sequence ATGACTGATTTTTACAACCTCGTTCCCTCGGCGCCTGAAGGGCGCTTTGACGGCATCGAACGGCCCTACTCCCCCGAAGATGTGAAGCGGTTGCGTGGTTCGGTGCAGATCCGCCAGAGCCTCGCCGAAATGGGCGCCAACCGGTTATGGCAGTTGATCCATGAAGAGGATTTCGTCAACGCGCTGGGCGCCATGTCCGGCAACCAGGCGATGCAGCAGGTGCGAGCCGGACTGAAGGCGATCTATCTGTCCGGATGGCAGGTTGCCGCCGATGCCAACACCGCGTCGGCGATGTACCCCGACCAGTCGCTCTATCCGGCCAATGCGGCTCCCGAACTGGTCAAGCGCATCAACCGCACGCTGCAGCGCGCCGACCAGATCGAGACCTCCGAGGGCAACGGGCTCTCGGTCGACACCTGGTTCGCGCCGATCGTCGCTGACGCGGAGGCCGGCTTCGGCGGCCCGCTCAATGCCTTCGAGATCATGAAGGCGTTCATCGAGGCTGGCGCCGCCGGTGTTCATTACGAAGACCAGCTGGCGTCGGAAAAGAAGTGCGGCCATCTCGGCGGCAAGGTGCTGATCCCGACCGCGGCGCACATCCGCAACCTCAATGCCGCGCGGCTTGCCGCCGACGTGATGGGCACGCCGACGCTGGTCGTGGCGCGCACCGACGCCGAGGCCGCAAAGTTGCTGACCTCCGACATTGACGAGCGCGACCAGCCCTTCGTCAACTACGATGCCGGACGCACGGTTGAGGGCTTCTACCACGTCAAGAATGGCATCGAGCCCTGCATCGCCCGCGCTATCGCCTATGCGCCCCACGCGGATCTGATCTGGTGCGAAACCTCGAAGCCCGATCTGGCGCAGGCCAAGAAGTTCGCCGAAGGCGTGCGCAAGCATCATCCGGGCAAGTTGCTTGCCTACAATTGCTCGCCATCGTTCAACTGGAAGAAGAATCTCGACGACGCCACGATCGCGAAGTTCCAGAAGGAACTCGGCGCCATGGGCTACAAGTTCCAGTTCATCACGCTGGCTGGATTCCACCAGCTCAACTTCGGCATGTTCGAACTGGCTCGCGGCTACAAGGCCCGGCAGATGTCGGCCTATTCCGAGTTGCAGGAGGCGGAGTTCGCCGCGGAAGCCAATGGCTACACCGCGACCAAGCATCAGCGCGAGGTTGGCACCGGCTATTTCGACGCGGTGTCGATGGCGATCACCGGCGGCCAGTCTTCAACCACCGCCATGCATGAATCGACCGAGCACGCCCAGTTCAAACCGGCCGCCGAATAG
- a CDS encoding glutamine synthetase family protein: MMPPAKKEVRPSSRGGRTRTPAFVKNQRGVKNWKEVSEWLEWRGIEDIECITPDQAGVARGKMMPSKKFTSNTSLALPSAVFMTTISGGYPEDGNGFHYPEDDGDLKLMPDLSTLTVVPWEEDPTAAVICDLVHQDGRSVEFTPRNVLKRVLAAYDKLGLKPVVAPEIEFYLVRKNPDPDYPLTPPVGRSGRAIGGGAGYSIAGVNEFDELIDDIYHFSESQGLEIDTLIHEEGAGQLEINLRHGDPIELADQVFMFKRTIREAALKHEIYATFMAKPIQGQPGSAMHIHQSIIDKKTGKNIFSAEDGSETDAFFHFIGGMQKHVPNALVMFAPYVNSYRRLTQAASAPVNNKWGYDNRTTAFRVPRSDPAARRVENRIPSSDANPYLALAASLACGLIGITNKLKADQPVLTTANADEIDLPRGLLEAVDLFEGDEELCGMLGKSFAATYAAIKRAEFETFMEVISPWEREYLLLNV, encoded by the coding sequence ATGATGCCGCCTGCAAAAAAGGAAGTCCGTCCGTCGAGCCGCGGAGGACGCACCCGCACGCCTGCCTTCGTGAAAAATCAACGTGGCGTGAAGAACTGGAAGGAAGTCAGCGAGTGGCTTGAATGGCGTGGCATCGAGGATATCGAATGCATCACGCCCGACCAGGCCGGTGTGGCGCGCGGCAAGATGATGCCGTCGAAGAAATTCACCTCCAACACCTCGCTGGCACTGCCTTCGGCGGTGTTCATGACGACAATCTCCGGCGGCTACCCCGAGGACGGCAACGGCTTCCACTATCCGGAGGATGACGGCGACCTCAAGCTGATGCCGGATCTTTCGACGCTGACCGTGGTGCCCTGGGAAGAAGACCCGACCGCCGCGGTCATCTGCGACCTCGTCCACCAGGACGGCCGCTCGGTGGAGTTCACACCGCGTAACGTGCTGAAGCGCGTGCTGGCCGCCTATGACAAGCTGGGCCTGAAGCCGGTGGTGGCGCCCGAGATCGAATTCTATCTCGTGCGCAAAAACCCAGATCCGGACTATCCGCTGACCCCGCCTGTCGGGCGTTCGGGACGAGCGATCGGCGGCGGCGCCGGCTATTCGATCGCGGGCGTCAACGAATTCGACGAGCTGATCGACGACATCTACCATTTTTCGGAGAGCCAGGGCCTCGAGATCGACACGCTGATCCATGAGGAGGGCGCCGGCCAGCTTGAAATCAACCTGCGCCACGGCGACCCGATCGAACTCGCTGACCAGGTGTTCATGTTCAAGCGCACCATTCGCGAAGCGGCGCTGAAGCATGAGATCTACGCCACGTTCATGGCCAAGCCGATCCAGGGGCAGCCTGGCTCGGCCATGCATATCCATCAGTCGATCATCGACAAGAAAACCGGCAAGAACATCTTTTCGGCCGAGGACGGCTCGGAAACCGACGCCTTCTTCCATTTCATCGGCGGCATGCAGAAACACGTGCCGAACGCGCTGGTGATGTTCGCGCCCTACGTCAATTCCTATCGCCGGCTGACGCAGGCGGCATCGGCTCCGGTCAACAACAAATGGGGCTATGACAACCGCACCACGGCGTTCCGCGTTCCGCGCTCGGATCCGGCGGCGCGGCGCGTCGAGAACCGCATCCCATCCTCCGACGCCAATCCCTATCTGGCGCTGGCCGCGTCGCTCGCCTGCGGCCTGATCGGCATTACCAACAAGCTCAAGGCCGACCAGCCGGTCCTGACAACCGCCAACGCGGACGAGATCGACCTGCCGCGCGGTCTGCTCGAAGCCGTCGACCTGTTCGAGGGCGACGAAGAACTCTGCGGCATGCTCGGCAAGTCTTTCGCCGCCACCTACGCGGCGATCAAGCGGGCGGAATTCGAGACCTTCATGGAAGTGATCAGTCCGTGGGAGCGGGAATATCTGCTGCTGAATGTCTAG
- a CDS encoding FAD-binding oxidoreductase, with protein MPYQSPISPGRSWYEDTAGPRPEYPALDGDRTCDVVIIGGGFTGLSAATHLAKAGTNVVLIEACRFGDGASGRNGGQLGTGQRAWAEEMEAEYGLSRAKALFDLAEEAKAHLIEFAAANRIEIDYMPGQLSVAHKPRFVDDYKAHAEIMASRFSYPHISFMDARETAERLGSTAYFGGTRDTGTGHIHPMKLVIGTARVAAEAGAQLFEQTQSTGIISSGGKVKVSTPRGMITAQKCLIAVNAYGGTLEPSSAAHIMPIGSFIGATVPLGTDSKVLPGGEAVDDSRFVVRYFRRSKEGQLLFGGREVYGVNDPKDIHIHIRRQITELYPALKDVEITHGWGGYVGITVPRKPFVREVMPNVISVGGYSGHGVMLSNFFGKLYAETVAGNRDRLKLIEDLKIPPFPGGRRFRAPLLFLALNWFALRDRI; from the coding sequence ATGCCTTACCAATCCCCGATTTCACCCGGCCGTTCCTGGTATGAGGACACCGCCGGACCAAGACCCGAATATCCGGCGCTGGATGGCGATCGGACATGCGACGTCGTCATCATCGGCGGCGGCTTTACCGGGCTGTCGGCGGCAACGCATCTTGCCAAGGCCGGCACCAATGTCGTGCTGATTGAGGCGTGCCGCTTTGGCGACGGTGCGTCGGGCCGCAATGGCGGCCAGCTCGGCACGGGCCAGCGCGCCTGGGCCGAGGAGATGGAAGCCGAATATGGCCTGTCGCGCGCCAAGGCGCTGTTCGATCTTGCCGAAGAGGCGAAGGCGCACCTCATCGAGTTCGCCGCTGCCAACCGGATCGAGATCGACTACATGCCCGGGCAGTTGTCGGTGGCGCACAAGCCGCGCTTTGTCGACGACTACAAGGCGCATGCCGAGATCATGGCGAGCCGTTTTTCCTATCCGCATATCTCGTTCATGGATGCGAGGGAGACGGCGGAACGGCTGGGTTCAACCGCCTATTTCGGCGGCACGCGCGACACAGGCACCGGCCATATCCACCCGATGAAACTGGTGATCGGCACGGCGCGGGTGGCGGCCGAGGCCGGCGCACAGCTGTTCGAACAGACACAGTCGACCGGCATCATCTCCAGTGGCGGCAAGGTCAAGGTTTCGACGCCAAGGGGCATGATCACCGCGCAGAAATGCCTGATCGCCGTCAACGCCTATGGCGGCACGCTCGAGCCATCGAGCGCCGCGCATATCATGCCGATCGGCTCTTTCATCGGCGCGACGGTGCCGCTGGGAACGGATTCAAAGGTGCTGCCAGGTGGTGAGGCTGTCGACGATTCACGTTTCGTCGTGCGCTACTTCCGCCGCTCGAAAGAAGGGCAGCTGCTGTTCGGTGGACGTGAAGTCTACGGCGTCAACGATCCGAAGGACATCCACATCCATATCCGCCGGCAGATCACGGAACTCTATCCAGCGTTGAAGGATGTCGAGATCACACATGGCTGGGGCGGCTATGTCGGCATCACTGTGCCTAGAAAACCATTCGTGCGCGAAGTGATGCCCAATGTGATTTCGGTTGGCGGCTATTCTGGCCACGGCGTGATGCTGTCGAACTTCTTCGGCAAACTCTATGCCGAGACCGTTGCCGGCAACCGCGATCGGCTGAAACTGATCGAAGACCTGAAAATCCCGCCGTTCCCCGGTGGCCGCCGCTTTCGTGCACCACTGCTTTTCCTGGCTCTCAACTGGTTCGCGCTGCGCGACAGAATCTAA
- a CDS encoding HAD family hydrolase, translating into MRHDGRLTTIGFDADDTLWQNEQFFRMTEKRFVAMLADHGDETLISARLLEAEKRNLAIYGFGIKGFTLSMIETAIEVTEGRVPAKTIAEILDAGRDMLSHPIEALPHTRETVERLAGDYQLVLITKGDLFDQERKLAQSGLGDLFDAVEIVSDKSAASYVRIFNRLGGGPEQSMMVGNSLKSDVVPAIEAGSWGVHVPHELTWVLERVEAPVEEPRFREISDLGQLPGLIESIVKAS; encoded by the coding sequence ATGCGACACGATGGCAGACTGACCACGATCGGCTTCGATGCAGACGACACGCTGTGGCAGAACGAACAGTTCTTCCGCATGACCGAGAAGCGCTTTGTCGCGATGCTCGCTGATCATGGTGATGAGACGCTGATTTCGGCCCGTTTGCTCGAGGCCGAGAAGCGCAACCTCGCCATCTACGGCTTCGGCATCAAGGGCTTTACCCTGTCCATGATCGAGACGGCGATCGAGGTCACCGAAGGACGCGTGCCCGCCAAAACCATCGCCGAAATTCTCGATGCCGGCCGCGATATGCTCAGCCATCCAATCGAGGCATTGCCGCATACGCGCGAAACCGTGGAAAGGCTTGCTGGCGATTATCAGCTTGTGCTGATCACCAAGGGCGACCTCTTCGATCAGGAGCGCAAGCTGGCGCAATCGGGCCTCGGTGATCTGTTCGACGCGGTCGAGATCGTCAGCGACAAGAGCGCGGCCAGCTACGTCAGGATCTTCAACCGCCTTGGCGGCGGTCCCGAACAAAGCATGATGGTTGGCAATTCACTGAAATCCGACGTGGTGCCGGCGATCGAGGCCGGCAGCTGGGGCGTCCATGTGCCGCATGAACTGACCTGGGTGCTGGAGCGTGTCGAGGCGCCCGTTGAAGAGCCGCGATTCCGGGAGATATCCGATCTGGGACAACTGCCAGGGCTGATCGAAAGCATTGTGAAGGCCAGTTGA
- a CDS encoding SDR family oxidoreductase — MRLENKVAIITGAASGFGEGMAKRFAEEGARVVVADLNAKGAERVATEIGDAAIWTQTDVSLRSEFDEMIYAAKSAFGRIDIMVNNAGYTHRNGDLLDVDETTFDLITAVNMKAIYHAALCVVPIMERQGGGVILTTASTAGLRPRPGLTWYNASKGWAITATKSMAVELAPKNIRVNCLCPVAGETGMLEKFMGADTPEIREKFRASIPLGRLSTPLDIANAALWLASDEAAFITGVALEVDGGRCI; from the coding sequence ATGCGTCTGGAAAACAAGGTCGCCATCATCACCGGAGCGGCATCGGGTTTTGGTGAAGGTATGGCCAAGCGCTTTGCGGAAGAGGGAGCCAGGGTTGTCGTCGCCGACCTCAACGCAAAGGGTGCCGAGCGCGTTGCCACCGAGATCGGTGACGCCGCGATCTGGACCCAGACCGATGTCTCGTTGCGGTCCGAATTCGACGAAATGATCTATGCCGCGAAAAGCGCCTTCGGCCGCATCGACATCATGGTCAACAATGCCGGCTACACCCACCGCAACGGCGATTTGCTGGATGTAGACGAGACAACCTTCGACCTGATCACCGCCGTCAACATGAAAGCGATCTATCATGCCGCGCTTTGCGTGGTGCCGATCATGGAACGGCAAGGTGGCGGCGTCATCCTGACCACGGCTTCCACAGCTGGGTTGCGGCCACGTCCCGGCCTCACCTGGTACAACGCGTCGAAGGGCTGGGCGATCACCGCCACCAAATCGATGGCCGTGGAGCTGGCGCCGAAGAACATCCGCGTCAACTGCCTTTGTCCGGTTGCAGGCGAGACCGGCATGCTGGAGAAATTCATGGGCGCCGACACGCCTGAGATCAGGGAGAAATTCCGGGCATCCATTCCACTTGGCCGGCTTTCGACGCCGCTCGACATCGCCAACGCCGCACTATGGCTGGCCTCGGATGAGGCCGCATTCATTACCGGCGTGGCGCTGGAAGTCGATGGCGGCCGCTGTATCTGA
- a CDS encoding polyamine ABC transporter substrate-binding protein, which yields MIRKALWLSATSAFLTLFTLGSHAEDRVLNVYNWSDYIDSSIIDDFTKQTGIKVVYDTFDSNEILETKLLAGGSGYDVVVPSANFLARQIQAGVFQKLDKSKLPNISNMWDVISDRTSKYDPGNEYSVNYMWGTVGIGYNIKKVQAALGTDKIDSWDVFFNPEQLAKLKDCGVYVLDSPADIIPAALKYLGLDPNSTSQDDISKAQDLLLKVRPFIRKFHSSEYINALANGDICMAVGWSGDVFQARNRAVEAKQGVEIGYSVPKEGAQMWFDQMAIPADAPHVAEAHEFLNYMMKPEVIAKSSNYVLYANGNKASQQFVDKALLNDPSVYPDEATVKKLYTVAPYDPKTQRVVTRSWTKIVTGQ from the coding sequence ATGATCCGCAAAGCGCTCTGGCTTTCGGCTACTTCGGCGTTTCTGACGCTTTTCACGCTCGGCTCGCATGCCGAGGACCGTGTCCTTAATGTCTACAACTGGTCGGACTATATCGATAGCTCAATCATAGATGACTTCACCAAGCAAACCGGCATCAAGGTCGTCTACGACACCTTCGATTCTAACGAGATCCTGGAGACCAAGCTGCTTGCTGGTGGCAGCGGCTATGATGTTGTCGTGCCCAGTGCCAATTTCCTCGCGCGCCAAATTCAAGCCGGCGTGTTCCAGAAGCTGGACAAGTCGAAATTGCCGAATATCTCCAACATGTGGGATGTGATTTCGGATCGGACCAGCAAGTATGATCCCGGCAACGAATACTCGGTCAACTACATGTGGGGCACGGTTGGCATCGGCTACAACATCAAGAAGGTTCAAGCCGCCCTTGGCACCGACAAGATCGACAGCTGGGATGTGTTTTTCAATCCTGAACAACTGGCCAAGCTGAAGGATTGCGGGGTCTATGTTCTTGACTCGCCAGCCGACATCATTCCGGCAGCGCTGAAGTACCTCGGCCTCGATCCGAACAGCACATCGCAGGATGATATCTCCAAGGCGCAGGATCTTTTGCTTAAAGTCCGGCCTTTTATCCGCAAGTTCCATTCTTCGGAATACATCAACGCGCTGGCCAATGGTGACATCTGCATGGCGGTGGGTTGGTCGGGTGACGTATTCCAGGCGCGCAACCGCGCTGTCGAAGCCAAGCAGGGCGTCGAGATCGGCTATTCCGTGCCCAAGGAAGGCGCCCAGATGTGGTTCGATCAGATGGCCATTCCCGCTGATGCCCCGCATGTCGCCGAGGCCCATGAATTCCTCAACTACATGATGAAGCCGGAAGTCATCGCCAAGTCGTCGAACTATGTACTCTACGCCAACGGCAACAAGGCTTCGCAGCAATTCGTCGACAAGGCGCTGCTCAATGATCCGTCGGTCTATCCCGACGAGGCGACGGTAAAGAAGCTCTACACAGTGGCCCCTTACGATCCCAAGACCCAGCGTGTCGTCACGCGCAGCTGGACCAAGATCGTTACCGGCCAATAA
- a CDS encoding SH3 domain-containing protein yields the protein MKEPFSFGTPERRRFAMQFGYDTRPTFWQEVRSNSHLVIAAIGTAALLSVAAVALWLALPSNDRQALASPEQTVPTVPVKTTKITSATTSVAAVAAPQAARKSDKVAPTMAAAKASVNVLAANDPRWTKPQAETAAPASDQAANQTDQTADKPAAAFAKPAAETDADTELAKVAKPDKGATGGSADGAQTAAIPAIQPEVPAQQPAAATDDNPPKAKSRKMAAASTGRILRAVTMRSGPKKGAAAIGTVPARTSVQVMNCKKWCEIVYNGKHGWIYKSYIKPGA from the coding sequence GTGAAAGAGCCCTTCAGTTTCGGCACGCCGGAACGACGGCGCTTCGCCATGCAATTCGGTTACGACACGCGACCAACATTCTGGCAAGAAGTCCGGTCAAACTCGCATCTGGTGATCGCCGCGATCGGCACCGCAGCGCTTCTGAGCGTCGCAGCGGTGGCGTTGTGGCTGGCATTGCCATCCAACGACAGGCAGGCACTCGCCAGCCCTGAGCAGACCGTCCCCACGGTTCCGGTGAAAACGACGAAGATCACCTCGGCCACGACTTCGGTTGCGGCCGTCGCCGCGCCCCAGGCGGCGCGCAAGTCCGACAAGGTTGCACCGACAATGGCCGCGGCGAAGGCCAGCGTGAATGTGCTGGCCGCCAACGATCCCCGCTGGACCAAGCCGCAGGCTGAGACCGCGGCGCCGGCTTCCGATCAAGCGGCGAACCAGACTGACCAGACGGCGGACAAACCGGCCGCGGCATTCGCCAAGCCAGCAGCCGAAACCGATGCGGACACAGAGCTCGCCAAGGTCGCGAAACCCGACAAGGGCGCGACAGGCGGCTCTGCCGACGGCGCACAGACCGCCGCCATCCCCGCCATACAACCGGAAGTGCCGGCGCAGCAGCCCGCTGCGGCAACTGACGACAATCCGCCCAAGGCGAAGTCGCGCAAGATGGCCGCCGCCAGCACGGGGCGCATCCTGAGAGCCGTGACCATGCGAAGCGGTCCGAAGAAGGGTGCCGCCGCTATCGGCACAGTACCCGCCAGAACCTCGGTGCAGGTGATGAACTGCAAGAAGTGGTGCGAGATCGTCTACAACGGCAAGCACGGCTGGATATACAAGAGCTACATCAAGCCGGGCGCCTGA
- a CDS encoding short-chain fatty acyl-CoA regulator family protein yields the protein MADQKIFAGPRIRRIRNAKGLTQTAMAEGLGISPSYLNLIERNQRPITVQLILKLASVYKVDPHELQGEARGSIAALKEVFSDPLLVGELPGDQELIEIAEAAPNASAAVIKLFRAYREQAERLSDLNELLAREGRATALSGARLPIDEVHEIFERRPNHFAALEEEAEAFTAVLNPGDDLFGALKAWLKREYGIVVKVLPVATMPNWRRRYDRHSQRLFLSERLSPFDQLREVAMEACLIRMTVAVAGEIQALKLTTDEARRLARFELGRYAAHALMMPYQAFHAAALRARYDIDVLRSRFSVSFEQAANRLTMLQRQGMSGVPFFMLEVDNAGNRFRKAGSQGFPQSRFGGGCPKLPVHVAFTQPGQIFVEALEMPDGAEFLCVARTLEGPQGAFSERPRRTALLLGCDIGFRDEIVYGAALPGSAAAGKAGQAAVSATPVGPACRLCERVGCLARAEPPVTRPLGLDEMVTGLSVFDFQ from the coding sequence ATGGCCGATCAGAAGATCTTCGCGGGGCCGCGCATTCGCCGCATCCGCAACGCCAAGGGGCTGACCCAGACGGCGATGGCCGAGGGCCTGGGGATCTCGCCGTCCTATCTCAACTTGATCGAGCGCAATCAACGGCCAATCACGGTGCAACTGATCCTGAAGCTGGCATCGGTCTACAAGGTCGATCCGCACGAGTTGCAAGGGGAGGCCCGCGGTTCAATTGCCGCATTGAAGGAAGTGTTCAGCGACCCGCTGCTGGTCGGCGAATTGCCCGGCGATCAGGAGTTGATCGAGATCGCCGAGGCAGCGCCCAACGCGTCCGCCGCGGTGATAAAACTGTTCCGCGCCTATCGTGAGCAGGCCGAGCGCCTTTCCGATCTCAACGAGTTGCTGGCGCGCGAGGGCAGGGCAACGGCACTGTCGGGCGCCCGCCTGCCGATCGATGAAGTCCATGAGATTTTCGAACGCCGGCCGAACCATTTCGCGGCGCTCGAAGAAGAGGCCGAGGCCTTCACCGCCGTGCTCAACCCTGGCGATGATCTGTTCGGCGCGCTGAAGGCCTGGCTGAAGCGCGAATACGGCATTGTGGTCAAGGTGCTGCCGGTTGCCACCATGCCGAACTGGCGCCGCCGCTACGACCGCCATTCGCAGCGCCTGTTTCTTTCCGAGCGTCTGTCGCCGTTTGACCAGTTGCGCGAAGTGGCGATGGAGGCGTGCCTGATCCGCATGACGGTCGCGGTTGCCGGCGAGATCCAGGCGCTGAAGCTGACCACCGACGAAGCGCGCCGCCTCGCCCGCTTCGAACTCGGCCGATATGCCGCCCATGCCTTGATGATGCCCTATCAGGCCTTCCATGCCGCGGCCCTCCGCGCGCGTTATGACATCGACGTGCTGCGCTCGCGTTTCAGCGTCTCTTTCGAGCAGGCGGCAAACCGGCTGACCATGCTGCAGCGGCAAGGCATGTCGGGCGTGCCGTTCTTCATGCTGGAAGTCGACAATGCCGGCAATCGCTTCCGCAAGGCAGGCAGCCAGGGATTTCCACAGAGCCGCTTTGGCGGCGGCTGTCCCAAACTTCCCGTGCACGTCGCCTTCACGCAGCCGGGGCAGATTTTCGTCGAGGCGCTGGAAATGCCTGACGGCGCCGAGTTTCTCTGCGTCGCGCGTACGCTGGAAGGGCCGCAAGGCGCGTTCTCGGAACGCCCCCGCCGCACCGCGCTGCTGCTCGGCTGTGACATTGGTTTTCGTGACGAGATTGTCTATGGCGCCGCGCTGCCTGGCTCTGCCGCCGCCGGAAAGGCCGGCCAAGCGGCAGTCTCGGCCACACCTGTCGGGCCTGCCTGCCGGCTGTGCGAGCGCGTCGGTTGCCTGGCGCGTGCCGAACCCCCGGTGACCCGGCCTCTTGGCCTCGACGAGATGGTGACGGGCTTGAGCGTCTTCGATTTTCAGTGA
- a CDS encoding DMT family transporter, producing MTDTAPPTIAGPPTVPQREERIGFLLVFLSALMWSFGGTIARFITVGDSWTVIFWRSVWAAAFLLCFMVWRDGLRGTLKLFRDMGFPGLAVGLCFATASTSFVVALAYTTVANILLMQAGVPLLAALFAWALFRERVAVATWVAIAAVIAGVAIMVSESLDGAVSPVGDGLALLIAFMFSIATVITRRFSSVRMTPATCLGTILAAGFAASQASTFAVSPGDMGFLFAFGVINLGLGLAFFATGARLIPAAIAALLGTFEPILGPIWVWLIHSEVPSGRTILGGAVVVTALLVHIGLEFKRQTRPVRPGVTGVPSPN from the coding sequence ATGACCGACACCGCACCACCGACGATTGCTGGCCCGCCGACCGTCCCGCAACGGGAGGAGCGCATCGGCTTTCTGCTGGTGTTCCTGTCGGCACTGATGTGGAGTTTCGGTGGCACCATCGCCCGCTTCATCACGGTAGGCGACAGCTGGACGGTCATATTCTGGCGTTCCGTGTGGGCCGCGGCTTTCCTGCTTTGCTTCATGGTCTGGCGCGACGGTTTGCGCGGAACGCTGAAATTGTTTCGCGACATGGGCTTCCCCGGCCTTGCCGTTGGCCTCTGCTTCGCCACGGCATCAACCTCATTCGTGGTTGCCCTCGCCTACACCACCGTTGCCAACATCCTGTTGATGCAGGCCGGCGTGCCGCTGCTGGCGGCATTGTTTGCCTGGGCGCTGTTTCGCGAAAGGGTGGCTGTGGCGACCTGGGTGGCGATTGCCGCCGTCATCGCTGGCGTCGCCATCATGGTCTCGGAATCGCTCGATGGCGCCGTGTCTCCGGTCGGCGATGGGCTGGCACTGCTGATCGCCTTCATGTTCTCGATCGCCACCGTCATCACCCGCCGCTTTTCCAGCGTGCGCATGACGCCGGCCACCTGTCTCGGCACAATCCTTGCAGCAGGCTTTGCCGCCTCGCAGGCGTCGACCTTCGCCGTCTCGCCTGGCGACATGGGCTTTCTCTTTGCTTTCGGTGTGATCAATCTTGGCCTCGGCCTCGCCTTCTTCGCCACGGGTGCACGGCTCATCCCGGCAGCCATTGCCGCACTGCTTGGCACCTTCGAACCGATCCTCGGTCCGATATGGGTCTGGCTCATCCATTCCGAGGTGCCGTCAGGGCGCACCATTCTTGGTGGCGCGGTGGTGGTGACGGCACTGCTCGTCCATATCGGGCTTGAGTTCAAGCGCCAGACGCGGCCGGTGCGGCCAGGAGTCACCGGCGTGCCCTCACCGAATTGA
- a CDS encoding response regulator: protein MSQVLVVGKSPINRVVVSKIVERSGLKPVSDSPDMAAKTLRSLIPGAIILDGGADNTDCDGLLSGIDALRRASGKSHPPVILLSNKTGTPESLGLSSVVDVVVAKPITTERLQPVIDRLIKR, encoded by the coding sequence ATGTCGCAAGTGCTTGTTGTGGGAAAATCGCCAATCAACCGGGTGGTGGTTTCGAAGATTGTTGAACGGTCCGGGCTCAAGCCGGTCTCGGATTCGCCTGATATGGCGGCAAAAACCTTGCGGTCGCTCATTCCAGGCGCGATTATCCTCGATGGCGGCGCCGACAACACGGACTGCGACGGGCTGTTGTCCGGCATCGATGCGCTGCGGCGAGCCTCAGGCAAATCTCACCCGCCGGTAATCCTGCTGTCAAACAAGACCGGCACGCCGGAGAGCCTGGGCCTGTCGAGCGTTGTCGATGTGGTGGTCGCCAAGCCAATCACCACCGAACGGCTGCAACCGGTGATCGATCGTCTGATCAAGCGTTGA
- a CDS encoding four helix bundle protein, with product MAAKVESYRDLIVWQQAMDLAVSVYETTRAWPKDELYGMTGQARRAASSVPANMAEGYGRESRATYQQFLRIAQGSLKELETHPLIAQRVGIAPRHAVEPLMDRCESVGKLLRLLIRKLSTE from the coding sequence ATGGCGGCCAAGGTTGAATCCTACAGGGATCTGATCGTTTGGCAGCAGGCTATGGACCTGGCGGTATCCGTCTACGAAACCACAAGGGCTTGGCCGAAGGACGAGCTCTATGGAATGACGGGTCAGGCACGCCGTGCCGCATCCTCGGTGCCCGCCAATATGGCTGAAGGCTACGGTCGAGAGAGCCGGGCGACCTATCAGCAATTTCTCAGGATCGCCCAGGGATCGCTCAAGGAGCTTGAGACGCATCCGCTGATCGCACAGCGGGTCGGAATCGCGCCGCGTCACGCGGTCGAACCATTGATGGATCGGTGCGAGAGCGTTGGCAAATTGCTGCGGCTTTTGATCCGAAAACTGTCGACGGAATAG